The Bradyrhizobium ottawaense genome window below encodes:
- a CDS encoding ABC transporter permease, which yields MTSATLRHSVWILRGNPLTAVAATGVLLFVLVAIFGPWIVPYDPVASNVSEALLPPSAAHIAGTDQLGRDVFSRLIIAARLDLAIAVSAVGISFAIGAVVGSFCGYAGGRLDRGVGRFVDVMMAFPLFVLAMAMVAALGNRIENIVIATAIINLPFYIRFARAEVNVRRNVGWVEAARACGESHFSVVLRFLLPNILPAMAVQISLNLGWAILNAAGLSFIGLGVKPPTPEWGIMVAEGARFISTGRWWLVAFPGLALMMAVLCFNLLGDGMRDILDPRMRT from the coding sequence ATGACCAGCGCAACCCTCCGCCATTCGGTCTGGATCCTGCGCGGAAACCCGCTCACCGCCGTTGCCGCCACCGGCGTGCTCCTGTTCGTGCTGGTCGCGATCTTCGGACCGTGGATCGTGCCTTACGATCCCGTGGCCTCCAATGTCTCGGAGGCGTTGCTGCCGCCGAGCGCGGCGCACATTGCCGGCACCGACCAACTCGGGCGCGACGTGTTCAGCCGTCTTATCATCGCCGCGCGTCTAGATCTTGCCATTGCGGTCTCGGCCGTCGGCATCTCCTTCGCGATCGGAGCCGTGGTCGGCTCGTTCTGTGGCTATGCCGGTGGCCGGCTCGATCGCGGCGTCGGCCGCTTCGTCGACGTGATGATGGCCTTTCCGCTGTTCGTGCTGGCGATGGCCATGGTCGCAGCCCTCGGCAACCGGATCGAGAACATCGTGATCGCGACCGCGATCATCAATCTTCCCTTCTACATCCGCTTCGCGCGGGCCGAGGTCAATGTCCGCCGGAATGTCGGTTGGGTGGAGGCGGCGCGGGCCTGCGGCGAGAGCCATTTCTCGGTGGTGCTGCGCTTCCTGCTGCCGAACATCCTGCCGGCGATGGCGGTGCAGATCTCGCTCAACCTCGGCTGGGCCATTCTCAACGCCGCGGGCCTGTCATTCATCGGTCTGGGCGTCAAGCCGCCGACGCCGGAATGGGGCATCATGGTCGCGGAGGGCGCGCGCTTCATCTCGACCGGGCGGTGGTGGCTGGTCGCATTTCCGGGCCTGGCACTGATGATGGCGGTGCTGTGCTTCAATCTCCTCGGGGACGGGATGCGGGACATTCTCGACCCCCGCATGCGCACATGA
- a CDS encoding ABC transporter permease: MRTGLGATMVRAGGRLLSSLPALFGVLVFTFLLMRVLPGDPAVFFASGPNAGKEEIEQIRKQMGLDKSVPEQLVFYLSDIGRGNLGRSMMTGQPVLKDLRERLPASLELTFTALLIALIAAVPLGVLAALRPGSVVDHGVRLFCALGVCVPTFVSGLLLIYVFYYLLGLAPDPTGRIDVFTSLPPQHTGFLSIDFVLAGDFEGWWAACKQLILPAVSMALFVIAPLARITRASMLVSLGSDFVRTARSVGLSWRKVVVTYALRNAILPVITIAGIVFSTMLGANVLVEKVFSWPGVASYALDALLSSDYAPVQGFVLLMASLFVLVNLVVDICYGIADPRVSIG; this comes from the coding sequence GTGAGGACCGGTCTTGGCGCAACGATGGTGCGGGCGGGCGGGCGGCTGCTGTCGTCGCTGCCGGCGCTGTTCGGTGTGCTGGTCTTCACTTTCCTCCTGATGCGCGTCCTGCCCGGCGACCCCGCGGTGTTCTTCGCCTCCGGGCCCAACGCCGGCAAGGAGGAGATCGAGCAGATCCGCAAGCAGATGGGGCTCGACAAGTCGGTGCCGGAGCAGCTCGTGTTCTATCTCTCCGACATCGGCCGCGGCAATCTCGGCCGTTCCATGATGACCGGGCAGCCGGTGCTGAAGGATCTGCGCGAGCGGCTGCCGGCCTCGCTCGAGCTCACCTTCACCGCGCTCCTGATCGCGCTGATCGCCGCGGTGCCGCTCGGCGTGCTCGCGGCCTTGAGGCCGGGCTCCGTCGTCGATCACGGCGTCCGGCTGTTCTGCGCGCTCGGCGTCTGCGTGCCGACTTTTGTGTCGGGCCTGCTGCTGATCTACGTCTTCTACTATCTGCTCGGCCTTGCACCCGATCCGACAGGGCGGATTGACGTCTTCACGTCGCTGCCGCCGCAGCACACCGGGTTTCTCTCGATCGACTTCGTGCTCGCCGGCGATTTCGAGGGCTGGTGGGCGGCCTGCAAGCAGTTGATCCTGCCGGCGGTGAGCATGGCGCTGTTCGTGATTGCGCCGCTGGCGCGGATCACGCGTGCCTCGATGCTGGTCTCGCTCGGCAGTGACTTCGTGCGCACCGCGCGCTCGGTCGGACTGTCCTGGCGCAAGGTGGTCGTGACCTACGCGCTACGCAATGCGATCCTCCCCGTGATCACCATCGCCGGCATCGTATTCTCGACTATGCTGGGCGCCAATGTGCTGGTGGAGAAAGTGTTCTCCTGGCCGGGCGTTGCCTCCTATGCGCTCGATGCGCTGCTGTCCTCCGACTATGCGCCGGTGCAAGGCTTTGTGCTGCTGATGGCCAGCCTGTTTGTGCTGGTCAACCTGGTCGTGGACATCTGCTACGGCATCGCCGATCCCAGGGTGTCGATCGGATGA
- a CDS encoding ABC transporter substrate-binding protein: protein MRFVSFRPASSVLAATALLLIATAPSQAQTRAETLRYVTGASVNTLDPNIPGSTRESFALSMSTYDRLVAFGRKQLNGKWVFDLDKITGELAESYDVSPNGLKLTFRLRKDAKFQDGSPVTAEDVKWSLDRCVTAPILGKAQLLTGSLTSADQFKVIDPLTIEVTLPKPDKLALPNLATVYPMIINSKVAKEHATADDPWATAWLKEHTAGSGAYVIETFKPGEQVIVKRNEAWNRGSPDKPAFFKRVIIQSVPEPATRANLVERGDADLVVDLQASDVQSLESKGKLKVISTPQYNSITFVSMNNQIPPFDNVNVRRAVAFALPYDDMFKAALFGRGAPLFGASWPDGKPLNGIYPFQQPVKIDLDKAREYLKAAGLPEGFSTTFSFNVGQASTAEPMAALVKESLGKIGIKVDIQKLPDAQMSTQINEKKLPFYTEGIVAWLPSTDYFYRNFYTGNQRWNYSSINNAELAAIAQEARFEPDKAKYEEAGRKLNAMHFDLMPQIMLWQPNQDAVMASSIEGYTYEFHRQVDYRDVSRK from the coding sequence ATGCGTTTTGTGTCTTTCAGGCCGGCGTCCTCCGTGCTCGCCGCCACTGCGCTGTTGCTCATCGCCACCGCGCCTTCGCAGGCGCAAACCCGGGCGGAGACGCTGCGCTATGTCACCGGCGCATCCGTCAACACGCTCGATCCCAACATCCCCGGTTCGACCCGCGAATCCTTCGCGCTGAGCATGAGCACCTACGACCGGCTGGTGGCGTTCGGTCGCAAGCAGCTCAATGGCAAATGGGTGTTCGATCTCGACAAGATCACCGGCGAGCTCGCCGAATCCTACGACGTCAGCCCCAACGGGTTGAAGCTCACCTTCCGCCTGCGCAAGGATGCAAAATTCCAGGACGGCTCGCCGGTCACGGCCGAGGACGTGAAATGGTCGCTCGATCGCTGCGTCACCGCGCCGATCCTCGGCAAGGCGCAGCTGCTGACTGGCTCCCTGACGTCGGCCGACCAGTTCAAGGTCATCGATCCCCTCACGATCGAGGTGACGTTGCCGAAGCCCGACAAGCTCGCGCTGCCGAACTTGGCCACCGTCTATCCCATGATCATCAATTCGAAGGTGGCGAAGGAGCACGCGACAGCGGATGATCCCTGGGCCACCGCCTGGCTGAAGGAGCACACCGCCGGCAGCGGCGCCTATGTGATCGAGACGTTCAAGCCGGGCGAGCAGGTGATCGTCAAGCGCAACGAGGCCTGGAATCGTGGCTCGCCCGACAAGCCGGCGTTCTTCAAGCGCGTGATCATTCAGTCGGTGCCGGAGCCGGCGACGCGCGCCAATCTGGTCGAGCGCGGCGATGCCGATCTCGTCGTTGATCTGCAGGCCAGCGACGTGCAGTCGCTGGAGTCCAAGGGCAAGCTCAAGGTGATCTCGACGCCGCAATACAATTCGATCACCTTCGTCTCGATGAACAATCAGATCCCGCCTTTCGACAACGTCAATGTCCGCCGCGCCGTCGCCTTCGCGCTGCCCTATGACGACATGTTCAAGGCCGCCCTGTTCGGCCGCGGCGCGCCGCTGTTCGGTGCGAGCTGGCCGGACGGCAAGCCGCTGAACGGCATCTATCCGTTCCAGCAACCCGTCAAGATCGATCTCGACAAGGCCAGGGAATATCTCAAGGCCGCCGGGCTCCCCGAGGGCTTCTCGACCACCTTCAGCTTCAATGTCGGCCAAGCCTCGACCGCCGAGCCGATGGCGGCGCTGGTGAAGGAATCGCTCGGCAAGATCGGGATCAAGGTCGACATCCAGAAGCTGCCGGATGCGCAGATGTCGACGCAGATCAACGAGAAGAAGCTGCCCTTCTACACCGAAGGCATCGTTGCCTGGCTGCCGTCCACGGACTACTTCTACCGCAACTTCTACACCGGCAATCAGCGCTGGAATTACAGCTCGATCAACAACGCGGAGCTCGCCGCGATCGCGCAGGAAGCCCGCTTCGAGCCGGACAAGGCGAAGTATGAGGAAGCAGGCCGCAAGCTCAACGCGATGCATTTCGATCTGATGCCGCAAATCATGCTGTGGCAGCCAAATCAGGATGCGGTGATGGCGTCCTCGATCGAGGGCTACACCTACGAGTTCCACCGCCAGGTCGACTATCGCGATGTCAGCCGCAAGTGA